In Phyllopteryx taeniolatus isolate TA_2022b chromosome 13, UOR_Ptae_1.2, whole genome shotgun sequence, the following are encoded in one genomic region:
- the aspg gene encoding 60 kDa lysophospholipase isoform X1 encodes MANTPPNTLTPLARALSHHKLDGVESNEVLSPRSAQVHPCRRRQLTSCGSFDAPADLATSPSAAEARVLVINTGGTIGMTLLDNVLAPKANAFVQILRKLPILHDEMYAQQTCMYDYYGSERTLVLPMPTTHSDQLFHSLSKNKKRIIYTIIEYSPLLDSANMTTDDWGRIGKDIEKNYESYDGFVILHGTDTMAYTASALSFMCEHLGKPIVLTGSQVPIYEMRNDGRDNLLGALLIAGQFVIPEVCLYFYNKLYRGNRVTKVDAGSFNAFTSPNLAPLATAEVDIAINWDTVWRANTTVKFQVSTELNRNVGLLRLFPGITAATVRAFLQPPMEGVVLETYGSGNGPDNRSDLLEELKKATDSGAIIVNCTQCLRGTVSTSYATGKVLMDAGLIAGGDMTPEAALSKLSYVLAKTDLDLDAKKKMMAQNLRGEMTADLAGAKFSLSDSRFIQVVAKSLSISCKEELEAIRDALTPSLACAATKIGDIEALETLKELDSNLCLGDYDGRTPLHIAACEGNLKVVQYLLTVGATVYAKDRYGDTPLCNAVRFRHKDVVELLRKTGAHFSRDELEEAGTELCSLVVSGDLEGLEIWSLAGADFNKPGYDGQTAVELAKAVGKPEVVTFILHILNKKMKTAELNEYDEYDEDEEHPSAGGKASRNQERAITRIQMHSQRFKKQGRRIVICCWFAKHRNSNGVKTVFWMGVQFNP; translated from the exons ATGGCGAACACGCCGCCGAACACCTTGACCCCACTTGCCCGGGCTCTGTCCCACCATAAACTGGACGGGGTCGAATCCAACGAGGTGCTCTCGCCTCGAAGTGCCCAGGTCCACCCGTGCCGAAGGAGGCAgctcacgagctgcgggtcgttcGATGCCCCCGCCGATTTGGCCACCTCGCCGAGTGCGGCTGAAGCGCGCGTCTTGGTCATCAACACGGGAGGCACCATCGGGATGACGCTTCTGGACAATG TCCTTGCaccgaaagcgaatgcttttgTGCAGATTTTGCGCAAGCTGCCCATCCTCCACGATGAGATGTATGCACAGCAGACGTGCATGTATGACTACTACGGATCCGAGCGCACCCTAGTCCTGCC GATGCCGACCACTCATTCTGACCAACTGTTCCACAG TTTGAGTAAAAACAAGAAGAGGATAATCTACACTATTATAGAGTACAGCCCTTTGCTGGACTCTGCCAATATGACCACAGATGACTGGGGAAGAATTGGAAAGGACATTGAG aaaaaCTATGAAAGCTATGATGGCTTTGTGATCCTTCACGGCACGGACACAATGGCCTATACGGCCTCTGCGCTGTCCTTCATGTGTGAACATTTGGGCAAGCCCATCGTCCTCACCGGCTCGCAG GTGCCCATCTATGAGATGAGGAATGACGGCAGAGACAACCTGCTGGGGGCACTGCTCATCGCCGGCCAGTTTGTCATTCCTGAA GTGTGCTTGTATTTCTACAACAAGCTCTATAGAGGAAATCGAGTGACCAAAGTGGATGCTGGGAGTTTCAATGCATTCACGTCGCCTAATTTGGCTCCTCTTGCCACTGCAGAGGTCGACATTGCAA TTAACTGGGACACGGTGTGGAGGGCAAACACCACAGTAAAGTTTCAAGTCTCAACTGAGCTCAACCGGAATGTCGGCCTGCTGAGGCTTTTCCCAGGAATAACTGCTGCTACT GTGAGGGCCTTCCTGCAGCCACCCATGGAGGGAGTGGTTCTGGAGACCTATGGCAGTGGAAACGGCCCAGATAACCGCTCTGACCTGTTGGAGGAGTTGAAGAAGGCCACCGACTCTGGCGCCATCATCGTCAACTGCACGCAGTGTCTGAGGGGGACAGTGTCTACATCCTACGCCACCGGCAAG GTATTGATGGATGCCGGGCTGATAGCTGGTGGCGACATGACGCCAGAGGCCGCCCTGTCAAAGCTGTCCTATGTGTTGGCGAAGACGGATCTTGATCTAGATGCCAAGAAAAAG ATGATGGCTCAGAACCTGCGAGGTGAGATGACTGCTGACTTGGCCGGCGCCAAGTTTAGTCTGAGCGATAGTCGATTCATCCAGGTCGTTGCCAAGTCTTTGAGCATTAGCTGCAAAGAG GAGCTGGAGGCCATCCGTGATGCTCTGACACCTTCGCTGGCTTGTGCAGCGACAAAGATTGGTGACATCGAGGCCTTGGAAACCCTAAAAGAATTG GACAGTAATTTGTGTCTGGGTGACTATGATGGACGGACCCCTCTGCACATCGCAGCCTGCGAAGGAAACCTCAAAGTGGTGCAGTACCTGCTGACGGTTGGCGCCACGGTTTACGCAAAAGATCGTTATGGCGACACGCCCCTGTGCAATGCTGTACGCTTTAG GCACAAGGATGTAGTCGAGCTCTTGAGGAAGACGGGAGCCCACTTTTCCCGAGACGAGTTGGAGGAGGCAGGAACAGAACTGTGCAG CCTGGTAGTCAGCGGCGACCTGGAGGGCCTGGAAATATGGAGTCTCGCCGGAGCTGATTTCAATAAACCAGGCTATGATGGACAGACAGCAGTTGAATTG GCCAAGGCTGTCGGTAAACCAGAAGTGGTGACCTTCATACTACACAtcctaaacaaaaaaatgaag ACAGCAGAATTGAATGAGTATGATGAATacgatgaggatgaggag CATCCATCAGCAGGAGGAAAAGCATCGAGAAATCAAGAGCGTGCCATTACACGCATTCAAATGCACTCGCAGAGATTTAAAAAGCAGGGAAGAAGAATTGTCATTTGTTGTTGGTTTGCAAAACATAGGAATTCGAATGGTGTAAAAACGGTGTTTTGGATGGGTGTCCAGTTCAATCCGTAG